One segment of Parvularcula sp. IMCC14364 DNA contains the following:
- a CDS encoding glutaminyl-peptide cyclotransferase has protein sequence MITRLFILLALFTVSAGCNRAEADVPVYGFKIVNTYPHDQAAFTQGLLFLDGYLYESTGLRGESSVRKVDLTTGDVLQIEGLPDRFFGEGIVAWQDQLIGLTWQSRMGFVFGIENFEVRDTFAYSGEGWGLTRNEDTLFMSDGTAELRLLDPETLKEKNRITVTYNDKPLRALNELEWVNGEILANIYTTDLIAIINPESGVVTGVINLTGLLPEEDYTPGYTDVLNGIAYDAENDRLFVTGKRWPKLFEVRLIEQQSPSQASQ, from the coding sequence ATGATAACGCGTCTATTCATCTTGCTGGCCCTTTTTACTGTCAGTGCGGGTTGCAACCGTGCCGAAGCAGATGTGCCTGTTTACGGCTTCAAAATCGTCAACACATATCCGCATGATCAGGCAGCTTTTACCCAGGGTCTGCTGTTTCTGGATGGTTACCTTTATGAGAGCACCGGCCTGCGGGGAGAATCCTCTGTCCGAAAGGTCGATCTGACAACTGGCGATGTCCTGCAAATCGAAGGCTTGCCGGACCGCTTCTTCGGCGAAGGCATTGTCGCATGGCAGGATCAACTTATTGGCCTTACCTGGCAAAGCCGGATGGGATTTGTTTTTGGTATTGAGAATTTTGAGGTCAGGGATACGTTCGCCTATTCAGGAGAAGGCTGGGGGCTGACAAGAAATGAAGACACGCTGTTCATGAGCGACGGCACCGCAGAACTGCGATTGCTGGACCCAGAAACCCTGAAAGAAAAAAATCGGATAACCGTCACCTATAATGACAAACCGCTACGTGCACTGAACGAGTTGGAATGGGTCAATGGAGAGATTTTGGCAAACATCTACACCACAGACCTCATTGCAATAATTAACCCGGAAAGCGGTGTCGTAACGGGTGTCATCAATCTAACCGGCCTGTTGCCTGAAGAAGATTACACGCCGGGGTACACAGATGTCTTAAATGGTATCGCTTATGATGCCGAAAATGACCGGCTGTTTGTGACCGGCAAACGCTGGCCAAAATTGTTTGAGGTCAGACTGATTGAGCAGCAAAGTCCTAGTCAGGCAAGCCAGTAA
- a CDS encoding heme biosynthesis protein HemY, whose protein sequence is MIRLLIYLLVITGLAALITMLLSIDGALEADVRGYNVYVEVGVLLILVLMSFLAFGGLVWLISYLMRLPGKLAARRLEGKRQRGMLALTRGLEAVAAGDPEDAQRHARNAQKQLDEPALTRLLTAQAAQLAGDDETAEESFAAMLDAPETEFLGLRGLYLQALSSGDNKSAKGYADRAFKLRPNARWAFESVYQLSIDRGGWGEAQNALKLAARNGLAEGEHVRRKEAALLTARAYTSHNSGNSEEALKDLKVALKQAPGFAPAAVLAANLEGEKGNTSRAARIIEEAWSIAPHPALVKAYETLYNDEDLKKRTDRLIRLAEKAPDRDESRLLTAQQYILREEWETAKDMLEPLLQRTPNARTFNAMAEAMRGLYGEVQARPWFAKAASAPLEPVPGVDGEFHFTTEGWRRLVVEYGEHNRLAPPPLEEVSGALGADEIKLLTAPPPEPEVSENNEVDEADAQAVERDETEEIPAEEPESKSDQEEVRDKGAAPAELEKANKKDPPPPDAVVTGLPD, encoded by the coding sequence ATGATACGTCTTCTTATTTATCTACTGGTGATTACGGGGCTTGCAGCTCTTATCACCATGTTGCTGAGCATAGACGGCGCATTGGAGGCGGATGTTCGCGGCTATAACGTCTATGTTGAAGTCGGCGTACTGCTCATTCTTGTACTGATGTCTTTCCTCGCCTTTGGCGGACTGGTCTGGCTGATCAGTTACCTCATGCGGCTGCCGGGTAAACTTGCGGCCCGCCGCCTTGAGGGCAAGCGTCAACGAGGTATGCTCGCGTTAACACGTGGCCTCGAGGCTGTTGCTGCGGGCGATCCGGAAGATGCACAACGTCATGCGCGTAACGCGCAGAAGCAACTGGACGAGCCTGCACTGACAAGACTGCTGACAGCTCAGGCGGCCCAGCTTGCCGGTGATGATGAAACCGCAGAAGAGAGTTTTGCCGCAATGCTGGATGCGCCGGAGACGGAGTTTCTGGGCTTGCGCGGTCTCTATTTACAAGCATTGTCTTCGGGCGATAACAAGAGTGCGAAAGGCTATGCTGACCGTGCCTTCAAATTGCGCCCGAATGCCCGTTGGGCTTTTGAATCGGTCTATCAGCTTAGCATTGATCGTGGCGGCTGGGGCGAAGCACAGAACGCCTTGAAGCTCGCGGCGCGTAATGGTCTGGCTGAAGGCGAGCATGTTCGCCGCAAGGAAGCTGCTCTGCTGACCGCCAGAGCCTATACATCCCATAATAGTGGAAACAGCGAAGAGGCGTTGAAAGACCTAAAGGTCGCTTTGAAGCAGGCACCGGGCTTCGCGCCAGCTGCCGTGCTTGCCGCTAATCTTGAAGGCGAGAAAGGCAACACGAGTCGTGCTGCGCGAATTATTGAAGAAGCCTGGTCAATCGCGCCGCATCCTGCTTTGGTAAAGGCATATGAAACTCTTTATAATGATGAAGATCTGAAAAAGAGAACGGATCGACTGATCCGGCTAGCTGAAAAAGCGCCAGACAGAGACGAAAGTCGCTTGCTGACAGCACAGCAATATATCTTGCGCGAAGAGTGGGAGACAGCAAAGGACATGCTGGAGCCTCTTTTACAGCGGACCCCAAATGCACGTACATTCAACGCCATGGCAGAAGCCATGCGTGGCCTGTATGGTGAAGTTCAGGCCAGGCCGTGGTTTGCCAAGGCTGCCTCCGCGCCTCTTGAGCCTGTGCCTGGAGTGGACGGTGAGTTTCACTTTACAACGGAAGGCTGGCGTCGATTGGTGGTTGAGTATGGTGAGCATAACAGGCTTGCACCGCCGCCGCTTGAGGAAGTTTCCGGCGCTCTTGGTGCAGATGAAATAAAACTTCTAACGGCCCCTCCACCTGAACCCGAAGTCTCAGAAAACAATGAGGTCGATGAAGCGGATGCCCAGGCCGTGGAGAGGGACGAGACTGAAGAAATTCCGGCCGAAGAACCCGAAAGCAAGTCGGACCAGGAAGAGGTAAGGGATAAGGGGGCCGCTCCTGCGGAGCTGGAGAAGGCAAACAAAAAAGACCCACCGCCACCAGATGCGGTTGTTACTGGCTTGCCTGACTAG